Within the Corvus hawaiiensis isolate bCorHaw1 chromosome 8, bCorHaw1.pri.cur, whole genome shotgun sequence genome, the region AGCCATTTATTTAAGTGACAAAGCAAATGCCTTTCAGTGACTCAACAAAACTCTGCATTTCCAGCAAGGACTGCGTCCGTGTCAGCAGGGATGTGCTACAGTTGAAGCCCCTTTTTACAAATATTCAAGCTATCTGGCCTTGAGTGGGCTATGTCCTTGCATAGTATTTGTGATACCCATCATCTGAGAGGGAGGGTTATGAGTAACTTCACAAATAAAGCTGTAGCATTCTTACTGAATACTTGCAGTAGACTTTCAGCCTGGTCTTTGGGGATTATAAAAGGTTGTTTTTAAGCCAATTCTTGAAGCCTAATGAGGTGAAAAGATAGTATATCCCTCTCCTccaacttttttcccctgcttcactTAGCAGTTAACATTAACAGCGCAAAGAGCCCTATTACTTAGATCTGGGTTCATAGCTCgtaaaaaatacttctaaagGTGCTTTGGTATTTTTATTCAACCAAACAAGCACCTAAAAACATCATCTAATGGTTGTTCAGAGCCACAGAATGATGGTTCTGCATTGAGATACATAGAATCCCATTTGATGCTCTGACGGGGTAGGCAACTTGCTTAATATAGTGCTGTCTGTGCTGAGAGATGAAGCAGCTGATACAGCTTGTTGGAATTTTAAGACCTGACTCAGGGCCTCTAAGAGGGAAGTTCAAGTGGATGAGCACTTCCACTTTAACTGGATCTGTTTTACTTGGTACTAGAATgttcttttttgtattttcaagaaaatatgtTCAATTAGCTGTCACtaaaatctatttttcagaGGTTTGGATAAAGACAGAAGAATAGATTTGAAGTAGTTTAGGATTCGCAAGAAATGACTGACTAGTCTCACCCTGGTTCCTTAGGTAGAACTGTCAATTTTGATTTAGGCTGTATTGTTTAAAGCTGTGCAGAGGTGAGGCCATGAATAATTAAGACAATGGATGAAGCAAATATGCATTCTTGAGAAGCTTCTTATCTGATGTAATAAATGGTAACATCCTGTGTTTCTTCTCGGTTCAGAATGATACAGATCTTAGACCCGAGACCCTTACCCAGCTCCATCATGCCTGCGGATATGGCCGTGCGAATTTGCATAGCCCATTCTCCACCGCTGAAGAGCTTTCTCAGCCCCCTCGATGACTGCCAAAGAAACAACTTTGTGAACAGACTCAAACCTCTCCGGCCGTGCCTTCATGTGAAACGTGACTCTGAAGCTCAGAAGAGCGACTGGAACCACTCGCCAGCCCGAGCCAAGAAGCACGTTGTGTTTGCAGACTCCAAGGGGCTGTCCCTGACAGTGATCCACACCTTCTCTGAGTTCCAAGAGCACCCTGAGTGGGATCTGCAGTTTGACCTCTTAGGCATTGAGGACATAACATCCGACTTAAAACTGCATGAGGAGAAAAACTTGATTCTGGGTTTCACTCAGCCCTCAGCTGActacctggacttcaggaaCCTTCTGCAGAAGAACCTGGTTTGCCTGGAGAGCTGCACCCTGCAAGAGAAGGTGCTGTCAGGCACTGTGAAAGTAAAAAATGTCAGCTTCGAAAAAAAGGTTCAGGTTCGTATTACTTTCGATACATGGAAGACCTACAAAGATGTTGAGTGTGTGTACATGAACAATGTTTACAGTGATTTTGAAAATGATACCTTCTCATTTACCATTGATTTTCCTCCTGCCATTCCCTCAGAAGAGAAGATAGAGTTTTGCATTTCTTACCAAAGTGGAGAACGTACCTTCTGGGACAATAACCAGGGCCAGAATTACAAGATTGTACACGCAGAGTGGAAGCCTGATGGTGTTCAGATACCATCTGCCACAGAAGACTGTGTAGATCTTCAGACTACGAGGAGAGCACGAGAGAGAGAACCTGATCTGCTAGGCAGTCCGAGGCTGTCCAGTGGCCTCTTTCCCCAGTGGCACAGCTTGGGTCAGACTGAAAATTCATCACCATATTGGTGATCCACACTACCGAGGAAGCATCCTTCCCTTTGGCAACAGAACAGTGCTAGTTTTCTGGTTCACACACTGCATGGTGAAACCACCTGGCAGGTTTTGTTTGCTGTCTGAACAAACCCAAGTTTGTTAGTCTGTGGGACTTGTTAAACCATATTATGCTCCTGAAGTTCTTAGCCAAACCTTATccttggaaggaaagaagaccAAGGTGCAACTCGTGTATGCCACCTACTATAGGAATAGCTTGCCTGTATCTCAAATATATGCTGCTTTCTTCCTACTGTCAGCTCTCCTGGGTCACTAGGAGAGAGACTTGCAAAGTAGTATGGAAGGCAATGGTATCTCAGCAAGCCGTAGTAACTGTGTGTGagagtatgtgtgtgtgcacagggatGGTAACAGAATGTCACAACTCATTTTGTACCTATCAGGAGTGCAGTAGATGCTGTCAGGAGGCTTGCTGTGACCCTCTACATGCTTGTAGCAAAGGCAGGTAGGGATGCATGGCAAAGATTTGCAGCTTCAATACATGTTAAGAAACTTGGAGAGGATaatggaaaagtgggaaaaggggaagaggtAGAGTGTGCTACATAACTTGAAGATGTGCAATGTTCTAATTACTTCTTTCCAAAGCTGTTTTTCTAAATCTCAGAGAAAGACCTATGGGATAAAAAGGAGGCTAAAGAAAATGATGGAAAGTGAGTAGTAGAAGTGCTGCTTTAAGAAGGCATCTCTGTCTTTACTGTCTTTGTGAAGCCTTGCATTTGATAACAAATGTAACCTTGACTTCACCATCCTACTTACTTTGCAGGCAGATGGTTGCCTTtcaatgttaaaataaaaatgtgcctttaaaatttttttaaagccaccCTAATATGTCAAAAATAGGGTTAggcaacaaaacaaagcaatctGTTAATTTCCTAGTCTGTAGTAGCATTAGGTGATTCCACTCGTCACCTGATCTAATCTTAAGCATCTGATGGTTGAGTATCTTGCTCCTAATTGCAATGTTAGCCATGACTTTTCACAAGTAGCAGAGGCAAGGTCCTTCATATTGAAGACAGTGAATTAGCTGCACTTTGTGAGAgctaatttctttaaaagagcGGGGTTGTTACTAGTTTTTTCTAGACTGAATATAGGCTTGCACATAGAAAACTGTTGTGGTTTATTTTACCTCAGtttttgaagtttatttttttttagactttAGTAAACTAATATATGTTTTGTATCTGTATGCCTATAATTTAGCTTTCTGAACTGTCAAACTCTAAATGTTGTCTGGGTTTCATGCAAGACTTATGTGAGAAATTGTCCAGTACATGCTCAGCAGGTGTGAATACTGGCACACCTTTTAACTATACAGAAATGGTGTTAACATCAaaatataaattacatttttgtccATGGCTGAGCAGTATAATAGCCTGAGTGTGAAGCTACCTGCAGTGCAGCGAGATGTTAAGTACTAAGGTGAAATAAGCCTTCTCCACTAATTGCACTTTTCCTTGTGTAACCTTTGCTGTTATGTGTAAACTAGCcattttaagaataaattttattttgatacaTCTGGTTCTCACTGTGTCAGCTCAATCTATCTGTTTTCTCAACTTCTGTAAAACAAACTTAGTTGTGATACAAGGTACAAGCAGTTTGTTCTGTGCCATGGGATCTGCTAAAGCTGGCTGTGGTATGGCATCTCAGGTCAGAAGCTAGCATTACCCTGAAGATGAAATCCAAGCTCTTCACTAAATGAGAGATCCTCAAAACTATTCACCTTGCAAGttgtataattttaaaaaacactttatCTCACTAAATTTACCTGGAATATTTTGGTTTGACAGATTCTGCCAAGGATCTTCCTCTGCTGTGGGCAAGTCTGGCAGGAGTCCGTCTTAATCTGAAGGCCAGACTTACCTGCTGAGCTAAAGCATATGTGATGACTGGATGGGTGAATCTAGACAGCAGCTCTAAATGTTTTCTGGCTTGGTTTCACCTTAACTTGGCTGATTGTGATTGTGCCTCCTGCAGCtatgctgctgttcagggcagTGGGAGGTTGTACCCAGGAATCCACGAACTGCCATCAGTACCAGAGGATTCCTGGCAAAATAAAGCATCTGCTCTGAGCCAGCCATGCACCTCTGATGCAGCACCATGGCCCCAACCTCACAGGCACTGAGAATGGAGATAAGGGTGGGGGTGGTTTCCAAGGGCCCTCTGTCCCCTGGGGAGTGGGCAGAGGGCTTTGGTGCACCCCTGCTTCTCCTCCACAGCCATGGAGAGCTGCACATTTCTCAGGACATTATCTTACTGACCAGATGCAGTTTAATTCAGTCTGCTGCACACAAAGTCAAGGGTTTCCAGCAAGAAATCTAGCTTTAATTGTGAAAAAGCAATTCCCAAAaggcagaagatatgaagctgACAGCAAGTTGCCGACCTGAGGAATTAATTTAGTGCTTCCACATGGCTGGACACAGAGCCCATCTACCAATCTCAGACTCAATTACTAAGTACACTGGGTCCTAGTGGGCAGGAACTCTTATATACTGCACCACCAGGTCCCTGCTCTGGAACAAAGAAGTGAACTAAAGAGAGATTTGTAACTCAAATGGCTTGAAGGCTGCTCTGCCTCGATGTGAAATTTGGCTTCAACAAACCAGATGCAAGGCTACTGGGTAAAGCAGAAGCCTTCTAgcatgaggaaaagcagcatttcttaTCCTCCAGCCAGGCTTTGTGACCAGCTAGCCCAAATGCCCTGCTCTTGACTGAGACATAAATCacttaaaaataacagaagacAGATTCCTTTGAGCAAGCCTTGTCTTTAAGCCAGCTGCTTTGCAAAGATGCCTTGCAAGGTCCTACTTGCCCAGCAGAGAGTCAATGTGGCACTGCAGTGTTGCTCAGCAGCTTCAAAGCCCTCCCTCAGCTGAAAGGGCAAaggatttcttctttctcctttccctacTAAAGCAACACAGTTTCACTCCTCGCTCTTTTAAAACAGCTCATGTTGTTTAATGCTAAAGTTCACATCCATCAAAAAGGTAACAGGCTCCTGGAGAAAGGTATTAGCAACACTTAAGGTATATTGAGAAAAAGACTAGTCTTACAAATCTTTTATcaaacactgagaaaaacaTCATCATTGGAAAATTGTCTTGGCATCTTAGATGCTGACCTTTCAGACATATCTGTCCCAAAACCTGAAACAGATGTGGTCCctggaaaaaaagctttcaacCTGTGACATCATCTCATTCTCTTAGGAAGTCACTTTTTCAGCTGCACTGTCGGTCTGTAATTCCACCACTAGTGTGACAGCAGTGAATAACTGGATTCACTCTTACACCTCTGCAGTGTCTGACTTTCAGTTATAGCCTATGGGTGGCACAGCACTTACAGACTTTATTCTTCAAACATGAGTGTTTCAAGTTGGATTCCTAATAGCTGTGCTCACTTTTGAGAAGCTAGATCTAATTTTGCcatgtaaaattaaattaaattttgctgGTGTTTTTTATTAACAGAGATCTATCACCCTGGAAGATCAGTGTCTGAACATTTCCTGAGAACATAATTAGAATTTTCATGGGCAATTAGTGAATGTCTTTTTCTGTAGTTAAATATAGCTGAGCAAATTACCACAATTTATATGGTAAATCTGGTATATTAATGGTAATGTGGTAGATGTCACAGTATTAAATATGCATAAAGCAACAACTCCCATCTCTCTCAGACACTTCTgagatttaaaatgaaatgtaatcaagaataaaatatttcagtgaggccaaaataaaagaaagcaagaatgTGCTAAATCCTCTTGAGAGGTCTCTGCTCCTGTTTCAAGAACCACCTGTACTTCAGCCTTTCCTGGCTGGCATTCATGTAACCTATTCTTACAACCCTTCAGTGATGGTGGCTTCCAGTTATTCTTTCCTCATTTTAAGAGTCTCCTCAGGTCTTGGCCTGATTAAAATTAAGCTCCTAGCTTCTTGTTTTATTCTGCATAGGCAAAAGAAGAAACATCTATTTCTTTTTGCCAAAGCCTGTAATGGCTTAAGAGTAAAGAACAggtttctctcctctccccacatCCCTTCTCTAGGCTATGTAACACTTCATTTCATTAAGATGAGTACTTTGTCTTTCCATCCTTGTTTGGAAATAACCTGTTAGAGCTTTGGATTTTCCTTAATGCAAAAATATCACTCTTGACTAGCTCTGGCAAAAGCCTCATTGTGTGGTCCTCAATATCACCACTGAAAAACTTAGCACAGCTCAGTACTCATTTTTTGTTGCTCAGCTGACTTCATCCATCTCATCCAGAAAGGCCCAGGGAATGTACAGCTCATTTCAGTGCTCAAGAGCCTGTCTGTGAAGCTTATGACAGCTGGGCAGATTGAATCACTGATGCACTTCACCAACCATTTACTCTAACGATGGCATTTCCTCCATTAAAAACACTtgtctttttcctgttcttcctccCTATATTGCAAACTGCTTCTAACACTCCAgcctttgttttacttcttttctggAATAGTCATTAAGTTGGTGAGCTTTCATTTCTTCTACCCTGAAGTGCAGCATTCTCTGCTCCAGTGACAAAATTCATGTGAGCTTGGTAGGACTGGTGCAGAGAAGGCCGACTGACATTTGTTTTTGCAGTGTTCACTGCAGGTGGCCCAGTGTTGATCTCGGTAAGTGCACCTTTCAAACAGTGAGGTAGAAAACACCAGGGTTAATTCTGGTAAGGCAAAGCCTGAACATGGCAGGTGGGGCTGCTCAGTCCCTGGTAACTGCAAGATACCCTTAGGTACTGCAGCCTGAACACACAGCAGTCGTGTACCTGTGTTATAGCCCCGGCGTTCTTTGAGCACAGGGGAAAAACAAGGCTGCTCAACAGCTAAAGACTTGGCTCTGTGACAGCAGGGACTGTCAGCAAGATTATGGTTACA harbors:
- the PPP1R3C gene encoding protein phosphatase 1 regulatory subunit 3C — protein: MIQILDPRPLPSSIMPADMAVRICIAHSPPLKSFLSPLDDCQRNNFVNRLKPLRPCLHVKRDSEAQKSDWNHSPARAKKHVVFADSKGLSLTVIHTFSEFQEHPEWDLQFDLLGIEDITSDLKLHEEKNLILGFTQPSADYLDFRNLLQKNLVCLESCTLQEKVLSGTVKVKNVSFEKKVQVRITFDTWKTYKDVECVYMNNVYSDFENDTFSFTIDFPPAIPSEEKIEFCISYQSGERTFWDNNQGQNYKIVHAEWKPDGVQIPSATEDCVDLQTTRRAREREPDLLGSPRLSSGLFPQWHSLGQTENSSPYW